The following are from one region of the Arachis duranensis cultivar V14167 chromosome 10, aradu.V14167.gnm2.J7QH, whole genome shotgun sequence genome:
- the LOC127742937 gene encoding uncharacterized protein LOC127742937, which yields MNACFTCGEVGHLARNCPKEFARNPVRTQQQGRVFAMTAGDAMQPDALIQGQCYVKNRFLTVLYDSGVSHSFISLTVARELGLDFFELNFDLIVHTPASQNVLTEVILGLDLLSKYHVFLDFLERIAVIPSDSLDIKPFLSHTLYLNSVRVTLDGSDCEGYVLLAASSNDNSIELVPGTGPISIAPYRMSPLERAELRKQLDELLGTKFICPSASPWGAPIRVKESDIPKTAFRTRYGHYEYTVMSFGLTNAPAIFMDYMNRIFRPYLDRFVVVFIDDILIYSRQKESMKSI from the exons ATGAATGCTTGTTTCACTTGTGGGGAAGTTGGACACTTGGCGAGGAATTGCCCAAAAGAATTTGCTCGGAATCCAGTGCGAACCCAGCAACAAGGCCGAGTGTTTGCCATGACTGCTGGTGATGCTATGCAACCAGACGCCCTGATCCAAGGTCAGTGTTATGTCAAAAATCGATTTCTAACTGTACTGTATGACTCGGGTGTATCacattcctttatttctttaactGTTGCTCGTGAGTTAGGACTAGATTTTTTTGAGTTGAACTTTGATCTAATTGTCCATACGCCTGCATCTCAAAATGTTTTGACTG aagttattctAGGATTAGATTTGTTGTCTAAGTATCAtgttttccttgatttccttgaAAGAATAGCTGTTATTCCGTCTGATAGTTTAGATATTAAACCATTTCTGTCTCATACTTTATATCTGAATTCCGTAAGAGTTACCTTAGATGGGAGTGATTGTGAGGGGTACGTTCTGTTAGCGGCTAGCTCGAATGACA ACAGTATTGAACTAGTACCTGGAACCGGACCAATTTCCATAGCACCGTACCGGATGTCACCACTGGAACGTGCAGAGTTGAGGAAGCAGTTGGATGAGCTACTTGGAACGAAATTTATTTGTCCCAGTGCATCACCTTGGGGAGCTCCA ATTCGAGTAAAAGAATCAGATATACCGAAGACTGCATTTAGAACTCGATATGGTCACTATGAGTATACGGTTATGTCGTTTGGACTAACTAATGCTCCTGCgattttcatggattacatgaatcgtATTTTTCGTCCGTACCTTGATCGGTTCGTAGTAGTTTTCATAGATGATATTCTCATCTATTCGAGACAGAAAGAGAGCATGAAGAGTATCTAA